The DNA window gggtcacagtattaggaaggttgagactaCTGCTCTAAATCATGGTGAAAATTATAAGAAACTACTGGCTTTCAAAATGCATTCTTGGGGTTGGAGATAATGGCTCAGGGGTGAACAGCAttgggctgctcttgcagaagtttggttctcagcagccACGTGTCAGTTCACAGTCGTcagtaactccaggtccaagggatccaatgccctcttctgccctttgtgggtaccaggcacccaAGTGGTGCATTTATATgcaaacactcgtacacataaaataaaaacacatattttGTAGTGCATTCTTGGGgctagggatatagttcagttggtacagTGGTTGGCTAACAATGCTTCATGGTTGATCTGTCTAAGCTGCGTAAACCTGGATcatgggtatggtggcacacacctataatcctagcattcggaagGTAGAAGAAGctgaaggtcatccttggctacacagccagtttaaggccagcttgggctaaacGAAACCCtgtcagaaagaaggaaagagagggagggaaggagagagggaaaaggcaTTCTTTTCTTGGTGTTGTTCTATATTAGAGGAATGGGCGTCACAGGAGTACAAAACTATGAGAAAACGGCACAGTTTgttagcaaaaaataaaaaggagtaaACGAGTTTTCTCTTTGACTTGACAGATAGTTCCTGAGAACTTCAGCGTTTTTAGTTTGATCCAGGAAATGCGAACACAGAGGCCTTCACTAGTTCAAACTCAGGTAAGGACTCGGTGAAGAGATGACGGGGTGTGTCTGTGTTCACGGTGACACGCCCAGAGCTGCTGAGTGGGCAGGCGACACTAACTTGTTGCTGTGTGGTTTCCTCTAACTCTGGATTTCCCTGGTCTTCGTGCAGCCCTTGTCCTGGGTCAGGTTATTTTCATTCCTCATAGTTTACTGTCTACAATATTATTTCTTGCTtacaaaagaaattgaaaaaaatcagtgagtTTGACTTATTAGAAGGAACCGGCCACTGTTATGGGTCATAAGTTAACTTGAAGTTTTGCAGTTACAAATCCATCTACAAAACCACAGAAAATCAGGGACTTGCCATTTCTACTTCAAGAAATGATATCATTTCTACATTAGGAAGCAATGAGGAATGAAATTAGAACAAGCAGATGCCTGTCACATCTGTTACTTCTGTTGCTTCTGTTACCATTTCCTACAACCTTTGAACCCGTACTAGATTGCCCACACTGGTCCATTTCACCAGGAAGACTCTTCTGAGCCCAAACCTCTCATTGCCTATAGTATTAATTTCACACATATTTATACACCAATAACTTCACTCAACTTTATACAGTTATATATCTTTAACATGGAGCTTAGCATTTATCCACTCAGcgattcattcatgcattcaagtttttattgatatttattatgtataagacatttttgtatattttttaagaATTGTCTTTAAGTAGAAAGACCTTGACGTGTTTCAAGTCCCTTACAAATGAACTTGCACACAAGTTTGAGATGAAGCAGTTCAAAGTGGCAGTTTAGATATTTTAATGTACAGTTGTGAATGAAGGGAAAAAATGAAGAGCTATTAATACAAAAGTGTCTGTTTGGCCCACACAGGTTTTCCATGAGCAGATtgtggaaaaaataatttttcatgggTTGCCTGTAGGTGTTTTCTATATTCAACCATGAGGGGAAAGTTTATGTGAACTAGAAGTCTTAGATGGCTTAGTGCTCTTAGGCTTGAAAGGAAGGTAATGCATATAAATTCACAGACACCAGGAAGCATGAGCCTTCTTATATGAACTGCAGTGTTCAATTAATAAGCATAACATGTTTCAGAAAATTCCATCTCTGTCAGGCCTACTTTTAGGAGTTTAAAGGGAACCGAAGAAGCTCTCCTATTTCAGCACTCTTACTAACTATCTAAACAAATCTAACAGTTGTAGCTGATTCTTCTGACACTGCAAAATGGCAATCTGGCCAGATGATGCTTCCTGTTTGAATCCCATTCTCACTGAGTCTCTgcctttatctctgtctctctctctgacagggtCTTATCTCTTACCCCAGTCTGGCTTAGAATTTAATATTGagggccaagctggccttgaagttgcagcaatccttctgcctcagcttcctgagtgctgggattacagaagtgaACCACAATTGCTGTCTACgttttctgtcttaaaaaatgatAGCATTCCATGACTATGCTGGGTGTTACAGATGCTACATTGTTCTGCTAAAAAAAACCCGTTGAAACATCCTCTATTTGTATGGGATTGTGTAAAGTATGAGAGGAAGTgcttcaggaagaagaaaggccaaAATGAAGTATTACAAGTATTACAAGCCATAAACCTTGTAATACATGGTAAGAATAGAGGTCTTGTTTCTCTGCATTGAACTCTTTTGTAACCACAGATTTTCAACTTTTTACTCAGTAGTTTACTTTTctttggtatcttttttttttttaaagatttatttatttatttattatatatacagtgttatgtctgcaggccagaagagggcaccagatctcattacggatagttgtgagccaccatgtggttgctgggaattgaactcaggacctctggaagagcagtcagtgctcttaacctctgagccatctctccagcccctttggtATCTTTATTAGGCCAAAATTTCAGCAACTTGATCTAAATACACTAAACTAAGTCAGAAGATTCAGTTTATAAGTCACATGTAGGAATTACTTCTGAATGGCCTTGGACAAACTGACTGTAAACAGGCATAATAGCCTTCCTACCTCATAGAGCAATTGTGAAGGTCAAATTAGAAAACATATTGAAGTTATCAATTCATATACCACCCATTACCTGATTTTTTTCCATAAATGAAGGTGATTTACTCAAGATACATCTAGAATAACATGTAAACAAAAAATGCTagcaaagaaaacagagagatgaaagtaaaaaaggaaaaagcagggTTAGAATATGAAAGAAACATGGCATAAAATCCTTGTGTGATAGCTAGAGTTATGTAAAATAAGTATTTCTCATAGCCTAAAAGTATATACAGATCTGCAGTGAATGATGGAGCATACAGCGCTGTTTACTGAGTTTAGTAACATGTTGATAGATGTTCCTGTTTTGAAATCAGTTTCTGTAATTCACCTGATGTTTTTGTGTTCTTCATTTGCCTGGCTTGTGATACTCTCCAGGAACAATACGAACTGGTCTATAGTGCTGTGTTAGAACTATTTAAGAGGCATATGGATATTATTGGAGATGAACACTCTGGAAGAGAGGTAATGTTGAAATtacatattatttttttcatatgtttttGGCCAAAGTATTTGTAGGGCTTATGTATGGTCACACCTGAATTGGAATGtcaggatttcatagggctatgTCAAAATCTCCTGTAGAGGACAAATTAATTTGGGGTAGTTTAACTTAGAAAATTCACAACTTGATTACCTTATTACATATAATTTTCAGCTAAATTTAGAAGCTGAATTTAATTAGGGCAAGCATGTGTTTTGATCCCAAGTTTTAGGCAATTTATCAGCAAGTTAAATTTGAATTCATAAATTTATAGGTGAGTGCTTTTTCAGGTTCCATCTGTCTTACTTTATAGCATACATCTcacaaaaatttttttaaactgagccaggtgtggtgacacatgtctttaatcccagagacagaggcaggtgagaccctgtctcaaagaacaaaaaaatataaCAGAACAAAATTGaatgtatttataatatataatatgatgTTTTAAGGTTTGTATACATTGTGTaatgataaataaaactaattaaCATATTcattactttatatatttataatttaagaCCTATAGTCTATTATAGTCTATGCAGTTTCTAATACATAATACCTCATTATTAACTGTAGTCTCTGTATTTTATAGTAAACCTcttgaatttattctttttaatctaattgaaattttgtttggttttgtttttgttttgaggttgtttttgtgtttttttttttttcccagacagggtttctctgtataggctgtcctggaactcactttgtaggccaggctggccttgaactcagatttgcctgcctctgcctcccatgtgctgagattaaaggtgtgtgccacgaccaCGGCTTTAGTTgaaattttgtatttgttgacCAACATTGCCTCAAAATCTTCCTCTTTCTAGTCTCTGGTAGTTACCATTCTGCTCTGTGTCTATGAATTTGGATTATGTTAGAGTCTATGCAGGAattatgcagtatttgtctttccatgtttatcttattttacttaGCACAATGTCCTCTAGGTTCATTCatgttgccaaaaacaaaaaagattttatttattttatatatatgagtgctctatctgcatgtacaactttatgccagaagaggccatcagatctcactagaaatgcttgtgagccaccatggttgctgggaattaaactcagaacctctggaagagcagtcaatgcttttAGCcaatgagtcatctttccagactCCCATCCCccctttactatttttttaatggtACTTGGAATTGAACATGGGGCCTTGTGAATGCCAGGCAATTGCTTTAGCACTCTGAGCTATATCACCAGCTCTGGTTTTcaactttttaattttgagacaggtttttgctAAGttgtgcaggctggccttgaacttatgattctcTAGCCCCAGCCTGCTAAGCAGCTGAAATTATaagcctgtgtcaccatgcctggcactgtgtgtgtgtgtacctaccaGTGCagatgcatgtagaggccagaagttaacaccaggatgccttcCTCAGTGAAATTAGAGCTCTTTGTTTTGACTAGACTGCCTAGCCAGAAAGCCCTCTCTCCTctggatctacctgtctcttgCCTTCAATACTGGGATTAGGTTCATCAGACTTGGCTTTTATGTGATTTCTGGGGGCCTAAACACGTCCTCTTCCAAGccattctttccctctttttaaaaGGGGTAATAGTATTCCTTTATAATACTACTGTAATAGCATGTGAATATATGCTacattttctatatccattcaTCTATGGATGGATACTTGGTTTGGCTCCATAACTTGTCTATTGTGAATATGCCACATATGAGTACACTACATTGATTTTATTTCCTCTAGAAATACCAGAAGTTGCACTGATAAATTATATggtagttctgtttttaattttttgagggcCCTGCATACTGATTTTTCATAATACACATACTAGTTCACGTTTCCACTGACAGTATATAAATGAGCCCTTCTTCTATCCCCCCaggcctggggattgaaccagacTCTTTAGTTTCCATTATTGATTAAATCACCTTACTAGTTGAGTTCTatttagattttctatttctccCTTAACCAACCAATTTTGGTAGGATGAGTATCTCTAAGATCTTAACCATTTTATCTAGGTTATCCAATTTGTTAGCATGCCATCAATATATGTGGCACTCCTATGCAATTGTTCAtagtattttaattctttttgtttccaCAAGACCGGTAGTAATGTCCACGTTTTCATCTTGTGTGTGAGAGTCCATGTGTAgatatgtgaaggccagaggtcaacctcggaTGCCACTCTTCAGGAGCCATcaaccttagtttttgagatgagtctctcactgggactcaGGAGTCACTGATTAGGATAGGCTAACTATCAGGAACCCCAGGGGTTCTCTGTCCACCTCtctagtattgggattacaggtgtgttacACCAtgccaaatttttaaatttttagggtCTTATTCTGGGAATTGAGcataagcactttaccaaatgtGCTAGCAGTTCACTCCCTGTGTTCTCACTTTTGAttaatactttgatttttttttttgagacagcgtttctctgtgtagccctggctgtcctggaactcacgctgtagaccaggctggccatgaattcagagagatcctcctgcctctgcctccggagttcagggattaaaggcatgtgccatcactgcctggtgaatttttttccttaatgtgACTAAAGCATAATCACTTTTATTGATCTTTTGAATTTATtcagtttttccatttttcatgttCCCTATTTAATTTATCTCCACTGTAATCTTTAATATTTCCTTGCTGCTGCAAAGTTTGAGTTTGATTTTAGtcactcccccacacacatacctaGTTCCTTAAAATGTAAAGTTAGGCTGTTCAATTgggatctttcttttttaaacaaatatatcatttattttatactaATTCATCCAAGCTAAATAAACATACTGCTTTATATCtaatacaatattttattaattctttaagaatttattacaatatattttgataatgtttACCCCTACTACTCCCCCTAATTCTTCCCAGAACTCACACTCGTGTTTCTACCCCTTCTTAATTTCGTGTCCTCTTTTGTAAAAAATAACCCACCAGCTCTAATTTGTGCTGCTCAATGTactcatgggtgtggggccagCCGCTGGAGCAAGGGTGACTACCAGGAGCCACACACACCCTGAATAAAGCCGGACTCTCCCTTCTCCAGAAGCCATCGACTGTCCACAGCAACTTAGTTGGGCTTAGATATTATTGAGCCAATGCCCCACTGCCATGCttgaatgttgactggcttgattttaTAGAGGTCTTGTGCAGACAAGACTGCTGGCTTGATTTCATGAATGCAGTGGTCCCATCATGTCCAGAATGGACTCTTTCAGTCCATTCCTCCCTGAgctttctctccccctttccaTGATGGTCCCTGGGccgtctgtgttttttttttgtttttttttgtttttttttgttttttttttttttttgtgtgtgtgtgtgtgtgtgtgtgcgtgtgtgtgtgtgtgtgtgtgtgtgtgtgtgtgttggggagtggGAATGTTGGGGGGTATTACTTCCTAGtcttcaaatattaaaatgttttattgacaGTGCttcattaaaaaccaaacaaaccaaacaaaaaaactcttgacATTTCTTTTGAAGATTGAAGCAGAATTTTCAATTCCTGAACAAAATCTCACTGTACAAGCTGACTCTTGTCCTCCGGACTTACCAAAAAAGTGAGTAAATTAAGCATATCTAAATGTTGACTAATTGTGCCTGAGGGATGAAAtctcttgttctgcttctctgtgctGCTGGAAGAGACCTCTTTCCGGTACGCatcatcattttctccttctgtttcagCGCCATGAAAGATGTAAAGACTACGGCGGAGCAACCGAGCAAACCAAGGGTGGAGGTGGCCAGCGCAGATGCGTCTTCCTTTGACAGGACTTCTGAAATAAGGGCCAAGGAAGAGCTCGTTTTGCGTTCGGCTAAATCAAGCCCTTCTTTTGAGTTTTTAGAGCTAAACTGTGAGTGTAACAACAAGGTTGTCATAACCAGGGAAGGGCAGGCAAAGGCCTCTCCAGTCGTGGGAGAGCCCCTTCAGAAATACCAGAGTCTGGATTTCGGTTCCACTTTGCACGGGTCGTGTCCTGGTGCTCCGCCCAGCACCACAGCAGGCAGGTGCAGCAATTCAAAGGGGCCGGTGACACGGACCAAATCAACTCCCTTTGAGTGGATTCCGCAGAGAAAAACAAGCGAGTTGGACATGGAAGACGGTTCTTCATTCTTGGAATCTCAACTGCATGCGCCTTGTCTCATGGAGCTGCAGGCGCAAAGAGTGGTCCATGTTTCTTCCGAGGAACTGAATTATTCACTGCCACGTGCCTCTGAGCACCCAACATGCGATGCCCCTTGTGTACTGCAGCAAGGCCCCGACACTTCTAGGGTGCATTCTTGCACGTCTTTAGTAGAAGATCCCTATTTTCCATCGTCACCCCCAAACAGTGCTGATTCTAAGATGTCTTTTGATCTGCCTGAGAAGCAAGATGGAGTCGTATGTGCTTGTGCTCTGCTGCCAGCCTCTTCTACAGCCTCCCCTTCCTACTGCAGCTCCCGCGAGTCTTCAATGGCAAGCCCTGGGACCGGTTTCCCCCCACTGTTAAACCAAGAGACAGCCACACAAGGTAAGCTATGTCCTCAAATTTGTATAACATTTTGGACCTTGCCTTGTTtccattaaatattttgttttctcttaacccttctcttcctctgcttctttttcttctttttctcctcaaagaaataaattctaggaGTGTTCTGATGGTGTACTATAAAGACAATCGCAATGAGGCTGTCAGGTCTGGGGACCTATCTTCGCCAACAGGAAGGCTTCTAACATGGCATCCTCATTCCAGACTTGTTTATCAACAGCCACAGTTTACCTTTACCATACAGAAGCAGCTTCCCAAGTACAGAGGGCAAACTGGTCAACAGCACTGCACAGTCACCCAGAAATGTTTGTTACACACTTATGTGCCTGTAATGTGTTGACCACATTGCTAAGCATTGAATTCTCTTCCTGCAGGGGTGGGAGTGGTAGGACCTGATTTCCTGCGCTTTTCTCATCTTAGTAGATGAGGATATTTGCTTAGTATTGTGTGACTTTCTGAAATCTTTTAACACAATTTTCATATTTATGCCCTATAATTCTAGATTTTTACATATCAAACATACTGTTTTGTTTAACTGAGCAGTCAGAAAATAATAGTGAATATACTATTAGAGGTTATTATAtgctgatgtttttctttttaggaagTGGATGGAACCTAGTGCCTCAGGCAGATCAGGCAGGTGTCTAAGTGGAACCCTAGCCCAGACCCTAATAATCTGATATAGAAGATGAAGGAAGCGAAGAGCAAGTTTCATTTGCTTAGGCATATTGCCAGATAATCAATCCATAAAGAGCATTTACTTAGTACAGAAAACTTCTGCTCTATAACAGTATTGATTGCtgcttcccttttcctctttttgaAGTCATGGGACTTGAATCTAGCCAGTCAGGAAAGAGCTCTATCATGGAGGGATAGCCCcagcctgtgtttctttctgtcctCTTTTCTTGATTTAGATAGAGTCTTCCTACTGAAGCCAGCCTAGAACTCACGGAGACCAGGCTGATCcagaactcacagcagtcctgcCCTAGACTCTCAAGTGTGGGCATTagtttctctgtttccttctatctgtgtgtatggcatgtgtgtgtgtgtgtgtgtgtgtgtgtgtgtgtactgaactCAGAGCTTGCCTTTCACTGCCCTGCCCCAGGCTGGGAACTAGCAAGCCCTTGTCTCTGCCCCTTCCCCTCCAGGGCTGGGCTCATAAGCACAAATGGCCACTCAGGCttttcatgtggatgctggggatctgagctcaggtgCTCATCCTCACACAGTACAGTCTTACCCACCTAACCATCTCCCCAGGTTTTGTTGCTTTGTTCATtttcctgttttggttttttcagacaaggtctcaggtaacccaggccggcctcaaattCTTTATATAaacaagaatgactttgaactcttaatAAGTATGTGCTATGAAAACCTAGCAAATTTGGTAGATGAGTAAATCATTTATtgcaaaaaatattttatctggaTCTGAGAAGGTTCTTCTTTTGACCTAATTCTTTTATAGTttgattatatttaaaatgtaaggaATTTTgtattctttagtgtgtgtgtgtgtgtgtgtgtgtgtgtgtgtgtgtgtgtgtgtgcctagatCAGTGAATCAGTGAACAGCTTGCAGGAGTGAGTTTTctacttctaccatgtggggtctggattgaactcaggttgtcagacttagtagcaagtgccttcacctgctgaggcaCCTCACcatctcctgttttctttttatgaataACCGTCATGCTTTAAACATCTCAGAAcatcaaaaacaacaaagaaaataagttattttcATATTGTAGCAAAATTGACATGTCTGCCATCTGGTGGCAGTTTCTTATAGTAGCATGTAAAGTGTTCTGCACAAattcggattttttttttttttattcaacagAAAACATTGTAGGCATTTGAGCCTGCCCTAGATTTCTAGTCTACGTCCATTCCcagaattttctccttttttgatgaactatttctatttctgtaataaaCTTCTATATTTTGGATTCTGTATGGAAtagaaaaaggatttttttcaccttttgtgtatatgaatgtttagcttttgtgtatatgaatatttgtGAATGCTAtagaaaacaaaagggaagagtTATGTAGAAAATAATCCAAACCATCCTAACAGTGACAAAATGTTTGGGGATATTTAAACCTTTAAACCCAGTAAAAACTTCAAAGATCAAGTAAAGCTTTTACCTAAAAAcaaattcattctttttcctAGAGTAAGCACATACAAATCTGTTAAATTTATATTTAGATTAGAGGGGGATGTAAGGATCTCCTTTGTTCTCATTACAAAATTGTGATTACATTTCTGTCATTTGGACAGTGACTTCTCCAAGGATAGATGACGAAATTCCCCCTCCGCTCCCTGAACGGACACCCGAGTCTTTTATTGTGGCTGAGGAAGCTGGTGAGTACAATTCAGTAAGTCTAAAGTGTGTTCCTTCCCAGGTCCCTCCAGTGTTCTATGTGCTGCTGAGCATCcatttgtctctttaaaaaataatctatctcattcagctgggctgtggtggcacatgcctttaatcccagcacttgagagacagaggcaggcagatctctgtgagttcgaggccagcctggtctacaaagagagttccaggacagccagggtggttatatagagaaaccctatctcaaaaaacaaacaaaaatcccattcCTAAGAACTGGGCATATCCACTTTCTTGCAGGAGAATTCTCACCAAGTGTTACTGAGTCCTTACCTTGGTGGTGAAGGTAAGAATTGGAGCCTCACTGGAATGGAGTAGAGCATCTGACTCAAAGACCCACAGCTCTGTGGGACTTTAGCAACTTTCGTCTGACTCAACTCATTTGTATTTAACAGACTATAGTTTATTCTACACATTTTTTTAGACATACTGATTTTGTTTTAGTTACacaaatgttttgcctgtatgtatatatgtgtaccacatgtgtgctttgtGCCTATTGAAGTCAGAGAAGGGCATGGgatcccccaggactggagttgtggatggttgtgagccactaggtgggcgctgggaactgaacccaggtctcctgccAGAGCTCTCTCCAGACTGTATTCTCTTCATTTTAACAACTGTCATGCAATAGTTAACTAaattataaatgtaaaacaaCATGCTGGAGGATATGGGGGATAAGGAAGGTGTACAAGATACATCTCTCCCTCTTAAGAAGCTTACGTTTGAAGTACAGGATGTGTATATGAATCTTTGTTTATTATATCAAGACCATATATATCAACGATATGTGAAAGACAGGAGAGCCTTTCAGGCTGAGAGTAATCAGAAAGGCCCAGTGAGAGAGAAAACATTTGAGTGGATTCCTAAGACAGCTAAggcaaaaatgaatgttttctaaGGAGACAGATTATTCACTGTACTCAATTCATGGGCTGGATTGTGTTAGCAGTGAAATCACATACAGGAACTTTTAATGACATGTGCAAGTTATTTAAGATGAACACCTGGAATAATGTTTCctgattctaaaagaaaaatctgtatttttgaTAATCTGTTATGTATTTCTAGATATTCTTTGAACCAACTATTTAAGTATATACAATGATTTCAGAGCTAAGACAATTAAGCATTTAGAAGTTTCTACAGGGCTATGAATGTAGCTTAGTtgtagagcatttgtctagcacGGCAAGattctgggtttaatccctagtactgaattaaaaaaatagttcccACAATTGTGATGGTGGAAAGTCACAATTTAATGTAATTGTTGTTACAATCACTGGTAATAGTATGGACACACATaatggtctttttctttttctttttttttaactcacataGCAAAGAACACTCATCCTTTTTCAAGTGCCATAAAGTAATCATAATTTCAACAACTTATCTCCAAATAAATTTTTAGGGTAATGTTCTAAATTATGGAAGAACTAATTCCGGAGGAGATCGATTTAGAACTAATTCCATATGGCAGTTATGAAAAATCACTGTAAGAGTTAGGGACGCCTTTTTATGATTCAGCACACTTATGAATTAAGAAATGCTGTTATCACTACAGTTACATgaactatattttttaaatgacatttattgTTTCAAACTTGTATTGTGCGTACATATTATTCTTTCACTTTTTCCCTTCTCACATATTTAGAGTGTGAAACTCACACGTCCCAAATCAGGTAAAGACTTCTCTTGACTTTAGGTGACATTTAGTCCTAAGAACTTGTTTTGTAAAACAGCTCATTTAGTTAGAGTAATTCACCTCAGGAAGATTCATAGTTCTTGTAAACAGCTTCTGCTGTCTTG is part of the Peromyscus eremicus chromosome 6, PerEre_H2_v1, whole genome shotgun sequence genome and encodes:
- the Ptpn22 gene encoding LOW QUALITY PROTEIN: tyrosine-protein phosphatase non-receptor type 22 (The sequence of the model RefSeq protein was modified relative to this genomic sequence to represent the inferred CDS: deleted 2 bases in 1 codon; substituted 1 base at 1 genomic stop codon), which gives rise to MDQREILQHLLSEAQKKKINKEEFANEFLKLKRQSTKYKADKTYPTTVAQKPKNIKKNRYKDILPYDHSLVELNLITSDEDSSYINASFIKGVYGPRAYIATQGPLSTTVLDFWRMIWEYRVLVIVMACMEFEMGKKKCERYWAEPGETQLQFGPFSIFCEAEKKKSDYIIRTLKAKFNNKTRIIYQFHYKNWPDHDVPSSIDPILELIWDIRCYQEDDCVPICVHCSAGCGRTGVICAVDYTRMLLKDGIVPENFSVFSLIQEMRTQRPSLVQTQEQYELVYSAVLELFKRHMDIIGDEHSGREIEAEFSIPEQNLTVQADSCPPDLPKNAMKDVKTTAEQPSKPRVEVASADASSFDRTSEIRAKEELVLRSAKSSPSFEFLELNCECNNKVVITREGQAKASPVVGEPLQKYQSLDFGSTLHGSCPGAPPSTTAGRCSNSKGPVTRTKSTPFEWIPQRKTSELDMEDGSSFLESQLHAPCLMELQAQRVVHVSSEELNYSLPRASEHPTCDAPCVLQQGPDTSRVHSCTSLVEDPYFPSSPPNSADSKMSFDLPEKQDGVVCACALLPASSTASPSYCSSRESSMASPGTGFPPLLNQETATQVTSPRIDDEIPPPLPERTPESFIVAEEAGEFSPSVTESLPVVKVRIGASLEWSRASDSKTHSSVGLXQLSVKLTRPKSDLHQDGSPPPPLPERTPESFLLADEDCLQAQPIESYSTSYPETMENSTSSKQTLKTPGKSFTRSKSLKIFRNMKKSVCNSSPPSKPAECVQPKNSSSFLNFGFGNRFSKPKGPRNPPSTWNL